Proteins co-encoded in one Bacillus paramycoides genomic window:
- a CDS encoding replication-relaxation family protein has protein sequence MKKSFNHTVKYIVGENERGVYFNRSDIFTVLFLYEQRTVSQIQLRKFYELINGEPISRTTFSSKLTKWAKMKLIKKENISVRKKRGFTLDFVSISLKGAEILYKLKLISDRNTSFVTKRQSEHNIAITQFVLNLLEAEANNEHTGAIVGGNGDYLFPLSQIVKQNLQLPNLMYSDSKDVYYLYEDEEYREVFQPELQPVSFLPDLPQLVYSFRPSKEFYPDSKGNPLLIPDWIITCNNSIINIEVDTGSENIPFLENKLKKYLDVAAANPSKQYYVLFSIIDDSYHTISTYKKRTTRVTNLKKAFGNIPRLSVVNNLNVYVCNMGSSALVVNNILQEIRETNSLSKSHLIKKITERLNINSSFPYSVEWVSNKNEMQAKGVQHSKLLELTDDILVLRKKTSDEEKKSLDYLEILCISTILKVGEVNAHFKLQQLSGLLAMQNQHRTLNPIKILGIYEADELERGQQAIFTDLFHNSIAPENILLATSAELLNFTASFYSLKERVKQEFGECSSKEC, from the coding sequence TTGAAGAAATCATTTAATCATACAGTTAAATATATCGTCGGGGAAAATGAGCGTGGAGTTTATTTTAATCGTTCTGATATTTTTACAGTTTTATTTTTATATGAACAGCGAACAGTTTCTCAAATTCAATTACGTAAATTTTATGAATTGATAAATGGGGAGCCTATAAGCCGAACTACATTTTCATCAAAGTTAACTAAGTGGGCAAAAATGAAATTAATAAAAAAGGAAAATATAAGTGTGAGAAAAAAGCGAGGCTTCACACTGGATTTCGTTTCTATCTCTTTAAAAGGAGCTGAAATATTATATAAATTAAAATTGATTTCTGATCGTAATACTTCATTTGTTACTAAGAGGCAATCTGAACACAATATAGCTATTACACAATTTGTTTTAAATTTACTTGAAGCAGAAGCAAACAATGAACATACTGGTGCAATTGTAGGCGGTAATGGAGATTATCTCTTTCCACTAAGCCAAATTGTAAAGCAAAACTTACAGTTGCCCAACCTGATGTATTCCGATTCAAAAGATGTCTACTATTTATATGAAGATGAAGAATACCGTGAAGTGTTTCAGCCAGAACTTCAACCCGTTTCTTTCCTACCAGATTTACCTCAACTTGTATATTCATTTCGTCCATCTAAAGAATTTTATCCTGACTCAAAGGGAAACCCATTACTAATTCCTGATTGGATTATTACTTGTAACAATTCTATTATCAATATTGAAGTTGATACAGGATCGGAAAATATTCCGTTTTTAGAAAATAAATTAAAAAAATATCTCGATGTCGCTGCTGCTAACCCATCTAAGCAATATTACGTGTTATTTTCCATTATTGATGACTCCTACCATACCATTTCTACTTACAAAAAACGGACCACACGTGTTACCAATTTAAAAAAAGCTTTTGGTAATATTCCACGTTTAAGTGTGGTAAACAACCTCAATGTTTACGTATGCAATATGGGTAGTTCTGCACTTGTAGTAAATAATATTCTTCAAGAAATTCGCGAAACTAATAGTTTAAGCAAAAGTCACCTAATCAAAAAAATCACTGAACGTTTAAACATAAATTCTTCTTTCCCTTATTCGGTAGAGTGGGTATCTAATAAAAATGAAATGCAAGCAAAAGGGGTTCAGCATTCTAAACTACTTGAGCTAACAGATGACATTTTGGTATTACGAAAAAAAACATCTGATGAAGAAAAAAAATCTTTAGATTACTTAGAAATATTATGTATATCAACAATACTTAAGGTAGGGGAGGTTAACGCACACTTTAAATTACAACAATTATCAGGATTGTTGGCCATGCAAAATCAACACCGAACACTAAACCCAATTAAGATCTTGGGGATATATGAAGCGGATGAATTAGAGCGTGGGCAGCAAGCCATTTTTACTGATTTGTTTCACAATTCCATAGCACCAGAGAATATATTATTGGCTACTTCTGCTGAATTGCTTAATTTCACCGCTTCTTTTTATTCGTTAAAAGAGAGGGTGAAACAAGAATTTGGAGAATGCAGTTCAAAAGAATGCTGA
- the gntP gene encoding gluconate permease GntP has protein sequence MPLVIVAIGILALLLLIMRFKLNTFISLIIVSVGVALALGMPPEKIFKTIEAGLGGTLGHLALVFGLGAMLGKLLSDSGGAQRIAMTLVKKFGEKNIQWAVVTASFIIGIALFFEVGLVLLIPIVFAISRELKVSILYLGISMAAALSVTHGFLPPHPGPTAIAGELHANIGEVLLYGFMIAVPTVVLAGPVFTKLAKKLVPEAFTKTGNIKSLGEQKVFKLEETPGFGISVFTALLPVLLMAVATIITLLQKTMGFKDNSLLATIEFIGNADTAMLISLLVAIYTMGLARNIPIKNVMESCTTAISNIGMMLLIIGGGGAFKQVLIDGGVGNYVAELFKGTSLSPILLAWIIAAILRISLGSATVAALTTVGLVIPMLGQSDVNLALVVLATGAGSLIASHVNDAGFWMFKEYFGLSMKETFATWTLLETIVSVAGLGFTLLLSLFV, from the coding sequence ATGCCATTAGTCATTGTAGCAATTGGGATTTTAGCATTACTTTTACTGATTATGCGCTTTAAATTAAATACCTTTATTTCATTAATCATTGTATCCGTCGGGGTTGCTTTAGCACTTGGAATGCCGCCAGAAAAAATTTTTAAAACCATTGAAGCGGGATTAGGGGGAACACTTGGTCATTTAGCACTCGTTTTTGGACTTGGTGCGATGTTAGGTAAGTTACTTTCAGATTCTGGGGGCGCACAACGCATTGCCATGACCCTTGTGAAAAAATTTGGTGAAAAGAACATTCAATGGGCTGTTGTGACTGCCTCATTTATTATCGGGATTGCATTATTTTTTGAAGTAGGATTAGTATTATTAATTCCGATTGTATTTGCAATTTCAAGAGAATTAAAAGTTTCTATCTTATATCTCGGTATTTCGATGGCAGCTGCTTTATCTGTAACACACGGATTTTTACCGCCACACCCAGGACCAACTGCTATCGCTGGTGAATTGCATGCAAACATCGGTGAAGTATTACTTTACGGTTTTATGATAGCGGTTCCAACGGTTGTGTTAGCTGGACCTGTATTTACTAAACTTGCAAAAAAACTAGTACCTGAGGCGTTCACAAAAACCGGTAATATCAAATCATTAGGTGAGCAGAAAGTATTTAAACTTGAAGAAACTCCTGGCTTTGGAATCAGTGTTTTTACCGCTTTACTGCCTGTTCTTTTAATGGCAGTCGCTACAATTATTACTTTGCTGCAAAAAACAATGGGATTCAAAGATAATAGTTTACTAGCAACGATCGAGTTTATTGGGAATGCGGATACTGCCATGTTGATATCCTTACTAGTTGCGATCTATACAATGGGATTGGCAAGAAATATTCCAATCAAAAACGTGATGGAATCTTGTACAACAGCGATCTCGAATATTGGGATGATGCTCTTAATTATTGGTGGAGGCGGCGCTTTCAAACAAGTATTAATTGATGGCGGCGTTGGTAACTATGTAGCCGAATTATTCAAAGGAACTTCATTATCACCGATCTTGCTCGCATGGATTATCGCTGCCATCTTACGTATTTCATTGGGATCTGCTACGGTTGCTGCATTAACAACTGTCGGTTTAGTGATTCCGATGTTAGGTCAATCTGATGTTAACCTTGCTTTAGTTGTCCTTGCAACAGGGGCTGGTAGTTTAATTGCTTCACACGTGAACGATGCTGGTTTCTGGATGTTCAAAGAGTACTTTGGTTTAAGCATGAAAGAAACATTTGCAACATGGACTTTACTTGAGACTATCGTTTCTGTAGCCGGATTAGGGTTTACTTTATTATTAAGTTTATTTGTATAG
- the gntK gene encoding gluconokinase, with protein sequence MSSYMLGIDIGTTSTKAVLFTEKGEVIQTENIGYPLRTSDISTAEQDPEEIFQAVLQAISNITKQHSDKKPSFISFSSAMHSVIAMDENDQPLTPCITWADNRSEAWAHKIKDELNGHEVYRRTGTPIHPMSPLSKITWIVNDHAEIAIRTKKYIGIKEYIFKQFFDQYVVDHSIASCMGMMNLKTLDWDEEALKIAGITSAQLSELVPTTQIFSNCNPDLAQKIGIDSQTPFVIGASDGVLSNLGVNAIRKGEIAVTIGTSGAIRTIIDEPQTDKKGRIFCYALTEKHWVIGGPVNNGGMVLRWIRDELASSEVETAKRLGIDPYDVLTKIAERVRPGADGLIFHPYLAGERAPLWNPDVRGSFFGLTMSHKKEHMIRAALEGVIYNLYTVFLALTECMDGPVTRIQATGGFARSDVWRQMMSDIFASEVVVPKSYESSCLGACILGLYATGKIDSFEIVSEMVGSTYKHTPKEEATKEYRQLLPIFINLSRVLEDDYTRIANYQRNLIK encoded by the coding sequence ATGAGTAGCTATATGTTAGGTATAGATATCGGTACAACAAGTACGAAAGCAGTTTTATTTACTGAAAAAGGCGAAGTCATCCAAACCGAGAATATTGGTTATCCACTTCGCACATCGGATATATCCACAGCGGAACAAGATCCAGAAGAGATTTTCCAAGCTGTTTTACAAGCGATATCAAATATAACGAAACAGCATTCAGATAAAAAACCATCGTTTATTTCATTTAGCAGTGCTATGCATAGTGTTATTGCTATGGATGAAAATGATCAGCCGCTGACACCTTGTATCACTTGGGCAGATAATCGTAGTGAGGCATGGGCACATAAAATCAAAGATGAACTGAATGGCCATGAAGTTTATAGACGAACAGGAACACCTATTCACCCAATGTCACCATTAAGTAAAATTACATGGATTGTAAATGACCATGCGGAAATTGCTATTAGAACGAAAAAATATATTGGAATCAAAGAATATATCTTCAAACAATTCTTTGATCAATATGTTGTTGATCATTCCATCGCCTCTTGCATGGGTATGATGAACTTAAAAACGCTAGATTGGGATGAGGAAGCTTTAAAAATTGCTGGTATAACATCAGCTCAATTATCTGAACTCGTACCAACCACCCAAATATTTAGCAACTGCAATCCAGATTTAGCCCAAAAGATTGGTATCGATTCACAAACACCGTTTGTCATTGGTGCCAGTGATGGGGTGCTTTCTAATCTAGGTGTAAATGCAATTCGAAAAGGTGAGATTGCTGTCACAATTGGGACAAGTGGTGCTATTCGGACCATCATTGACGAGCCACAAACAGATAAAAAAGGAAGAATATTTTGTTATGCCTTAACTGAAAAGCATTGGGTAATTGGTGGACCGGTAAACAATGGCGGAATGGTCCTTCGTTGGATTCGTGATGAACTTGCTTCATCAGAAGTAGAAACTGCAAAAAGACTAGGAATTGATCCATACGATGTATTAACTAAAATAGCTGAACGCGTGAGACCTGGTGCAGACGGATTAATATTCCATCCATACCTCGCAGGTGAACGTGCACCATTATGGAATCCAGATGTACGTGGCTCCTTCTTCGGTTTAACGATGTCACATAAGAAGGAACATATGATTCGTGCAGCTTTAGAAGGCGTTATATATAATTTATACACTGTATTCTTAGCGTTAACCGAATGCATGGATGGTCCTGTAACCCGTATTCAAGCAACAGGCGGCTTCGCAAGGTCTGACGTTTGGCGACAGATGATGTCCGATATTTTCGCATCTGAAGTCGTTGTTCCAAAGAGCTACGAAAGCTCTTGTCTAGGTGCATGTATATTAGGTCTCTATGCCACAGGAAAAATTGATTCTTTTGAAATCGTTTCCGAAATGGTTGGCAGTACCTACAAACATACACCGAAAGAAGAAGCAACAAAAGAATACAGACAATTACTGCCTATATTTATTAACCTATCAAGGGTACTAGAAGACGATTATACACGAATTGCAAATTATCAAAGAAATTTAATAAAGTAA
- a CDS encoding helix-turn-helix domain-containing protein — translation MEKVLALFSDALLLAAPIYEENKQLWAKWNKYYKEVQENHDKLVTSANMSPSFSTLVSWLGQKQEQGISLLNIYANLNKYKIEIQNVLDKIIEQEFEEKVEAVEPTQISIFEDSQVTEHIEDISDDYYPVTNDAMYYQLRDGIAKNHFEEDEAVAKPVLPLETKNSSGVAQLSSHKDEDLRLVNTNEAERWSILVDGVISNMDDLTADCLDTITIQWLNQAKSPDEFIDFSYENVLELCNMPKASANGVEYYRAEDKIKIAQRIAALASIFIYLNDDNEVVVLNDQAETGQKFEVKREVIKRLFVLDSVVLWRDKNTNEYMGIESCKIKPGSFLSGYLYGSNSTTALLSKKALEYNSYRHKFHKRLIRYLSWQWRIRQQYSTLKRPYSIGGEKGLLSVMGITTTKGRPTRIREQLENVLNDLEKENVISHWAYAEELDETKIGERNWFKNYYSKLGIIILPPKELMNNIDSMVKKKVIGMQEKQEDHYIAETVKQTPEGSEDVIREKIMYQHVHQNKTMREIADEIGLSPATLSRFCNNKMKRISKSVNEKLNKWYERQMIIESM, via the coding sequence ATGGAGAAAGTGTTAGCATTGTTTAGTGATGCCCTCCTACTTGCTGCTCCAATTTATGAAGAAAACAAGCAGTTATGGGCCAAATGGAATAAATATTATAAAGAAGTACAAGAGAATCACGATAAATTAGTAACATCAGCTAATATGTCCCCTTCCTTTTCGACACTTGTTTCTTGGTTAGGTCAGAAACAAGAGCAAGGAATATCGTTGTTAAACATTTATGCCAATCTGAATAAATATAAAATTGAGATTCAAAATGTACTAGATAAGATCATTGAACAGGAATTCGAAGAAAAAGTTGAAGCAGTTGAACCAACTCAAATTTCAATTTTTGAAGATAGTCAGGTAACAGAACATATAGAAGATATATCGGATGATTACTATCCTGTAACCAATGACGCAATGTACTATCAATTACGTGATGGAATAGCAAAAAATCATTTTGAGGAAGATGAAGCAGTAGCAAAACCGGTACTGCCATTAGAAACAAAAAATTCAAGCGGAGTTGCACAACTATCTTCACATAAGGATGAGGATTTGAGATTAGTGAATACAAACGAAGCAGAAAGATGGTCTATATTGGTTGATGGAGTAATTAGTAATATGGATGATCTTACAGCAGACTGTTTGGATACCATTACAATACAATGGTTAAATCAAGCTAAATCACCAGATGAATTCATAGATTTTAGTTATGAAAATGTATTGGAATTGTGCAATATGCCAAAAGCATCTGCAAATGGTGTAGAGTATTATCGAGCAGAAGATAAAATAAAAATAGCACAACGTATAGCAGCTTTAGCTAGTATCTTTATTTATTTGAATGATGATAATGAAGTTGTAGTACTGAACGATCAAGCAGAAACTGGGCAAAAATTCGAAGTAAAACGTGAAGTAATCAAAAGGCTATTCGTACTCGATTCAGTAGTGTTATGGAGAGATAAGAATACTAATGAATATATGGGAATAGAATCTTGTAAGATTAAACCAGGTAGTTTCTTATCAGGCTATTTGTATGGCTCTAATAGTACAACTGCTTTATTATCGAAAAAAGCACTAGAGTATAATAGCTATAGACATAAGTTTCATAAACGTTTAATTCGTTATTTATCATGGCAGTGGAGAATTCGTCAGCAATACAGTACTTTAAAAAGACCATACTCCATTGGTGGAGAAAAAGGTCTACTATCTGTAATGGGTATTACAACTACAAAGGGTCGCCCAACTCGAATTCGTGAACAACTAGAAAATGTTTTAAATGATTTAGAAAAAGAAAATGTAATTTCACATTGGGCGTATGCAGAGGAATTGGATGAAACAAAGATAGGAGAACGTAATTGGTTTAAGAATTACTATTCCAAATTAGGAATCATTATCTTACCACCAAAAGAATTGATGAATAATATAGATAGTATGGTAAAGAAAAAAGTAATAGGTATGCAAGAGAAGCAGGAGGACCATTATATTGCAGAGACAGTAAAACAAACTCCTGAAGGATCAGAAGATGTGATACGAGAAAAAATTATGTATCAGCATGTGCATCAAAATAAAACAATGCGTGAGATAGCAGATGAAATAGGTCTATCCCCTGCTACACTATCAAGATTCTGTAATAACAAAATGAAGCGTATTTCAAAAAGTGTTAATGAAAAACTAAACAAGTGGTATGAAAGACAAATGATTATAGAGTCAATGTAA
- the gndA gene encoding NADP-dependent phosphogluconate dehydrogenase: protein MEKLQIGVIGVGVMGKSLALNFEGKGYSVALYDISKEKVDEIIEENRGKNLVGTHIVEEFVNSLESPRKILLMVNAGEITDKAIDSLVPYLDKGDILIDGGNTYFVDTIRRNKRLAEEGINFIGAGVSGGEEGALKGPSIMPGGQKDAYEKVKDMLENISAKVNNEPCCSYIGPNGAGHYVKMVHNGIEYGDMQLICEAYFFLKQTLDLTAEEFHEIFAEWNKGELNSYLIEITADIFKKKDEETGKPLVDVILDTAGQKGTGKWTSQSALDLGISLPIITESVFARCISALKEERVNASKVLSGPKDKTAIGVEKAELIEAVRQALYMSKICSYAQGFTQLKAASEEYDWNLDFGSISMLWRGGCIIRAAFLQNIKEAYETNTDLPNLLLDPYFKEIVESYQGGLRQIISMAVQQGIPIPAFSAAISYYDSYRTAKLPANLLQAQRDYFGAHTYKRVDKEGTFHTKWI from the coding sequence ATGGAAAAGTTACAAATTGGAGTTATTGGTGTGGGCGTTATGGGAAAAAGCCTCGCACTTAACTTTGAGGGCAAAGGGTATTCTGTTGCCCTATACGATATTTCAAAGGAAAAAGTTGATGAAATCATTGAGGAAAACCGTGGTAAAAACTTAGTTGGTACTCATATAGTTGAAGAGTTTGTTAACTCACTTGAATCACCTAGAAAGATTTTATTAATGGTTAATGCAGGGGAAATTACAGATAAGGCGATTGATTCTCTAGTCCCTTACCTCGATAAAGGTGATATTTTAATTGACGGTGGTAATACATACTTTGTCGATACAATTCGCCGAAACAAACGTCTTGCCGAAGAAGGAATCAATTTCATCGGGGCAGGTGTGTCAGGCGGCGAAGAGGGTGCATTGAAGGGACCATCTATTATGCCAGGCGGACAGAAGGATGCATACGAAAAAGTAAAGGATATGCTTGAAAACATCTCTGCAAAAGTGAATAACGAGCCTTGCTGTTCTTATATCGGACCTAATGGGGCAGGCCACTATGTAAAGATGGTTCACAACGGTATTGAGTATGGAGATATGCAATTAATTTGTGAAGCATATTTCTTCTTGAAACAAACACTTGATTTGACTGCAGAAGAGTTCCATGAAATATTTGCTGAATGGAATAAAGGTGAACTGAACAGCTATCTAATTGAGATTACAGCCGATATCTTCAAGAAGAAAGATGAAGAAACTGGTAAGCCATTAGTGGATGTTATTCTTGATACTGCAGGACAAAAGGGTACAGGGAAATGGACAAGCCAAAGCGCACTTGATTTAGGTATCTCTCTGCCTATTATCACGGAATCTGTATTTGCACGTTGCATTTCTGCTTTAAAAGAAGAGCGTGTGAACGCAAGCAAAGTTTTATCTGGCCCTAAAGATAAAACAGCAATTGGAGTTGAAAAAGCTGAATTAATTGAAGCAGTGCGCCAAGCTTTATATATGAGTAAAATTTGTTCTTATGCACAAGGATTCACGCAATTGAAGGCAGCTTCTGAGGAATATGATTGGAACCTTGATTTTGGCAGCATTTCTATGCTTTGGAGAGGCGGATGTATTATCCGTGCTGCTTTTTTACAGAACATTAAAGAGGCTTATGAAACAAACACTGACCTACCGAACCTTTTACTTGATCCATACTTTAAAGAAATTGTAGAGTCATATCAAGGTGGATTACGTCAAATTATCTCAATGGCAGTACAACAGGGCATTCCAATACCTGCATTTTCAGCAGCAATTTCTTATTATGACAGCTATCGTACTGCCAAACTACCTGCAAACTTGTTGCAAGCGCAGCGCGATTATTTTGGAGCGCATACGTATAAACGAGTAGATAAAGAAGGTACATTCCATACAAAATGGATATAA
- a CDS encoding MerR family transcriptional regulator, translating into MIEQDNKNTTEHMESNNTNSSHEDTFEKAWRITEFSKLVGRHHNTVYNWFNILEEKGLHGTLRTNNTNEKLYNTLDLDIALFIKLKRDEKWSLDAIIELLPHQFELRPVSPENQTSEVSSQLNMQEAAATIEKIVEQKIQMHLQNIELEYQGKFEDAIRAVLPEPEDPERLKERQRQERLDNIIIQHRARTELRKQAEKEWNTQPEETRIKKVGWFKKEEDLARKQLFIENYIDENMIEYMQNVMKTEK; encoded by the coding sequence ATGATTGAACAAGATAACAAAAATACAACTGAACATATGGAGTCCAATAATACAAACTCTAGTCATGAAGATACTTTTGAAAAAGCTTGGCGAATAACAGAGTTTTCTAAATTAGTAGGCCGACATCATAACACTGTATACAATTGGTTCAATATCCTAGAGGAAAAGGGGTTACACGGAACATTAAGAACCAATAATACAAACGAAAAGTTATATAACACACTGGATTTAGACATAGCTTTATTTATCAAACTAAAAAGGGATGAAAAGTGGTCGCTAGATGCAATTATTGAGCTTTTACCACATCAATTTGAACTAAGACCAGTTTCTCCAGAAAATCAAACCAGTGAAGTCTCATCCCAATTAAACATGCAGGAAGCTGCAGCAACTATTGAAAAAATAGTAGAGCAAAAAATTCAAATGCATTTACAAAACATTGAATTAGAGTATCAAGGAAAGTTTGAAGATGCTATACGTGCGGTGCTACCTGAACCAGAAGACCCTGAGAGGTTAAAAGAGCGCCAAAGACAAGAAAGACTAGATAATATAATTATTCAACATAGAGCGCGTACAGAGTTAAGAAAACAAGCTGAAAAAGAGTGGAATACACAGCCAGAAGAAACTCGTATTAAAAAAGTTGGTTGGTTTAAAAAAGAGGAAGATCTTGCGAGAAAACAACTTTTCATAGAAAACTATATTGATGAGAACATGATTGAATACATGCAAAATGTAATGAAAACAGAAAAATAA
- a CDS encoding helix-turn-helix transcriptional regulator, translated as MLHNKIVVCRAEKGWTQEELAKRVGVSRQTIATLEKNKYNPSLILAFKIANIFEKSLTDVFDYQEE; from the coding sequence TTGTTGCATAATAAAATTGTAGTTTGTCGAGCAGAAAAAGGTTGGACTCAAGAAGAACTGGCAAAAAGGGTGGGTGTTAGTCGTCAAACTATCGCTACTCTTGAAAAAAATAAATATAATCCTTCTCTAATTCTTGCTTTTAAAATTGCAAATATATTTGAAAAGTCATTAACCGACGTGTTTGATTATCAGGAGGAGTGA
- the gntR gene encoding gluconate operon transcriptional repressor GntR has translation MTKSMEFLYPEKWLSKASTGDRVASELRMRIIAGEIESGTIISENKLAADFSVSRSPVREALKVLASENIIRLERMGAVVIGLTEKEIEEIYDVRLLIETFIFERLVKMDTNDLVRELNKIMEMMKIAIKYNDADEFSYQDLLFHETIIRTIEHSYILMIWNNLKPVMESLILLSMRNRFKEKYEDFERVIKNHELYIKAIESKDRALMIEALHQNFDDVQGKVEDLWMSQQMLSKGVEQGHE, from the coding sequence ATGACGAAATCAATGGAATTTCTTTATCCTGAAAAATGGCTTTCAAAAGCTTCTACAGGTGATCGTGTTGCGAGCGAACTGAGAATGCGCATTATTGCAGGCGAAATTGAAAGCGGTACCATCATATCGGAAAATAAATTAGCTGCCGATTTTTCTGTAAGTCGGTCACCCGTTCGTGAAGCATTAAAAGTACTAGCTTCTGAAAATATTATTCGCTTAGAAAGAATGGGCGCAGTTGTCATTGGTTTAACCGAGAAAGAAATCGAAGAAATATATGATGTTCGTTTACTTATAGAAACGTTTATCTTTGAGCGACTTGTAAAGATGGACACAAATGATTTAGTAAGAGAACTAAATAAAATAATGGAAATGATGAAAATCGCCATTAAATATAATGATGCTGATGAGTTTTCTTATCAAGATCTCTTATTCCATGAAACGATTATTCGAACCATTGAGCATTCCTACATCCTGATGATTTGGAATAATTTAAAGCCTGTTATGGAAAGCTTAATCCTTTTATCAATGCGTAATCGTTTCAAGGAAAAGTACGAAGACTTTGAACGGGTTATTAAAAATCATGAGCTTTATATAAAAGCAATCGAATCAAAAGATCGGGCCCTCATGATTGAGGCCTTACATCAAAACTTTGATGATGTTCAAGGGAAAGTTGAAGATCTCTGGATGTCACAACAAATGTTATCTAAAGGAGTAGAGCAAGGACATGAGTAG
- a CDS encoding cell division protein FtsZ has product MAKNFLKNEVAVKMTMVGFGQAGTRMVDKFAEYKHTDGTAVYNCLALNSNDGDLAELKNVPKSNQVSLKLGGLGKNPERAVKVLESNEEAKDKLKEFITERVRPTDELVLFFAGLGGGTGTSTIIQAIEEFSAFHNKPVIAEELKSMAMKIPREELIKNQQKYARIAFNNAIERKDFIKMGIVVTLPVRADGPDVLRQVNKFSQEIWKLANDPAKGVAFVVFADNQHFYDEFKGLNENEKKGIGNSRDYANQRIGDIIHELNTAANGSGTSVILDSQDFKRILLERTGCLVINKVSRNMNQIENSKEIVDMFSESLKGSSFHHPIDLMKTNENGDLEASKVHHFGMLAILDEQKNLDDSFMDDAKVEVTNKLPINGTVFNGYLVSKNDFMGSVYTFYKTDALPSRLSKGLVEEYNEFKEKQSQIQYTKSQINTIEAQDSDDDFNINFGDYFELEPEKGEEPQTLNDEELAAFMDPDKMFGTK; this is encoded by the coding sequence ATGGCAAAAAACTTTCTGAAAAACGAAGTAGCAGTGAAAATGACTATGGTTGGTTTTGGTCAAGCTGGAACTAGAATGGTAGATAAGTTTGCTGAGTATAAGCATACAGACGGTACAGCAGTTTATAATTGCCTAGCATTGAATAGTAATGATGGGGATTTAGCAGAACTGAAAAACGTGCCAAAAAGCAACCAAGTTTCACTAAAATTAGGTGGTTTGGGTAAGAATCCTGAGCGTGCTGTAAAGGTGTTAGAATCTAATGAAGAAGCTAAGGATAAACTAAAAGAATTTATAACGGAACGTGTTAGACCAACTGATGAGTTAGTGCTATTTTTTGCAGGTTTAGGTGGTGGTACAGGTACATCTACAATTATTCAAGCAATTGAAGAATTCTCTGCTTTTCATAATAAACCTGTAATTGCTGAAGAACTTAAAAGTATGGCAATGAAAATTCCTAGAGAAGAATTAATCAAAAATCAACAAAAGTATGCAAGAATTGCTTTCAATAATGCAATTGAACGTAAAGATTTTATTAAAATGGGTATTGTGGTTACACTTCCAGTTAGAGCAGATGGGCCGGATGTGCTAAGACAGGTGAATAAATTTTCACAAGAAATTTGGAAGTTAGCTAATGATCCAGCGAAAGGCGTTGCATTTGTTGTATTTGCAGATAACCAACATTTCTATGATGAGTTTAAGGGATTAAACGAGAATGAGAAAAAAGGCATTGGAAACTCACGAGACTATGCAAATCAGCGTATTGGAGATATTATTCATGAGTTAAATACAGCTGCAAACGGTTCAGGAACATCAGTAATTCTAGATTCTCAGGACTTTAAACGAATTTTACTAGAAAGAACAGGCTGTTTAGTAATTAATAAGGTTTCACGTAATATGAATCAAATTGAAAACAGTAAAGAAATTGTAGATATGTTCTCAGAATCATTGAAAGGAAGCTCATTCCATCACCCTATTGACCTGATGAAGACAAATGAAAATGGAGATTTAGAGGCATCAAAGGTACATCATTTTGGGATGTTGGCAATTTTAGATGAACAGAAGAACCTTGATGATTCATTTATGGATGATGCAAAAGTAGAAGTGACAAATAAACTACCAATCAATGGAACTGTTTTTAATGGTTATTTAGTTAGCAAAAATGACTTTATGGGTAGCGTGTATACTTTCTATAAGACAGATGCACTACCATCTCGATTATCTAAAGGATTAGTAGAAGAATATAATGAATTCAAGGAAAAACAAAGTCAAATTCAATATACAAAGTCTCAAATTAATACTATTGAAGCGCAAGACTCGGACGATGATTTCAATATTAACTTTGGTGATTACTTTGAATTAGAACCAGAAAAAGGTGAAGAACCACAAACGCTAAATGATGAAGAATTAGCGGCATTTATGGATCCTGATAAGATGTTCGGAACAAAATAA